The Helicobacter pylori genomic interval TTGTGAGCGGTTTTGAGCCGGTGGATATCTTAGAAAGCGTGCTGATGCTTATCAAACAAGCCTTAAAAAAAGAAGCCAAGCTAGAAATCCAGTATAAAAGAGCGGTTAGCTATGAGGGGAATGTGAAAGCGCAAGAGCTAGTCAATGCATGCATGGAAGTTAGGGAAAATTTTGAATGGAGAGGTTTGGGGAATATCAAACATTCCGCCCTCAAACTCAAAGAAACATTCGCCTCTTATGACGCTGAAAAAGTCTTTAAAGAGCATTTAAGCCACAAAACCTCTAAAGAAAACAAGGCATGCAAGTGCGGGGAAATTTTAAAAGGCACCGCTAAGCCCCTAGATTGCGCGCTATTTGCCAAAACTTGCACCCCACAAAACCCGATCGGCAGTTGCATGGTCAGCTCTGAGGGGGCGTGCGCGGCGTATTATCGTTACAAACGCGTTTGAGCTTTAGAAACTGCTTTTTAGTGAAATCGCTCAAGCCTTCGCAATTGACATCCACGCTTTTAGGGGGTTTTTCTTTTTTTACAACCGGTTTTTGATAAGCCCTTTTTCTCACGCTCGCTTGGATTGTTTTAAAATCAAAGGGGTGATTCAAGGCTTTTAGGGTTTTTTGCGTTTCTTTAAAACGGGCTTTTAGGGTGTTGGTGTAATGATCTTCTTCTATCTTAAAGGCTTTCAAATAGCTAGGGTGCGTGAAGTAGATTTTTAGGATTTGATTTTCTATTTTAGCGTATCTAAAGCCTTTTTTTAAATCCCCTAAAGCTTGGGAAACATAATGCTTGATCGCTTCTCTTCGCTTGAGCTGGAGTTTTAAATTTTTAAACGCAGACATTTGAGCGATTTTTTTAAAAAGCAAAAAGGTTTCTTTCTTTTTCAAATAGCGTTTGTAAATTAGGGGGTCAAATCCATTTTCCATGATGAAATTATAGCGTTTAGCTTGACTTTTTTAAAAAGCTTTTGTATAATGCTTCTTTTAATTTTGTTGTTTGTTTGTTGGGGTGTCGCCAAGCGGTAAGGCACCAGGTTTTGGTCCTGGCATTCCGAGGTTCGAATCCTTGCACCCCAGCCATTTTTCCTTTATTAGCGATTTTATCAGCGTATTTTGGCGCGGAGTAGAGCAGTCCGGTAGCTCGTTGGGCTCATAACCCAAAGGTCAGTGGTTCAAATCCATTCTCCGCAACCAATCTTTTTTAAAAAATCCCCCCTATCTTTTTAAGCTATCTTTTTAAGAAAATGCTTTTTAACAAAATTCCAACACTAAACGAACAACACCAAACGAAACAAAACGCATCAAAATCAAAAAATGACAAAATTTTTAAGAAAATGACAAAAAAAAAAAAACGCTTTTATGCTATAATGCTACAAATACATTCCAAATGTCCAATGAATGTATGAAATCCCTAATATCCAATTCAATCTAAAAAGGAGAAAACATGAAAAAACACATCCTTTCATTAACTTTAGGCTCACTTTTAGTTTCCACTTTGAGCGCTGAAGACGACGGCTTTTACACAAGCGTTGGCTATCAAATCGGTGAAGCCGCTCAAGTGGTGAAAAACACCAAAGGCGTCCAACAGCTTTCAGACAACTATGAAAACTTGAGCAAGCTTTTAACTAGATACAGCACCCTAAACTCCCTCATCAAATTATCCGCTGATCCGAGCGCGATTAATGCGGCGCGTGAAAATCTGGGCGCGAGCGCGAAGAATTTGATCGGCGATACCAAAAATTCCCCCGCCTATCAAGCCGTGCTTTTAGCGATCAATGCAGCGGTAGGGTTTTGGAATGTTGTAGGCTATGTTACGCAATGCGGGGGTAATGCCAATGGCCAAAAAAGCACCTCTTCAACCACCATCTTCAACAACGAGCCAGGGTATCGATCCACTTCCATCACTTGTTCTTTGAACGGGTATACTCCTGGATACTATGGCCCTATGAGTATTGAGAATTTCAAAAAGCTTAACGAAGCCTATCAGATCCTCCAAACGGCACTAAAGAAAGGCTTACCCGCGCTCAAAGAAAACAACGGGACGGTTAGTGTAACCTATACTTACACATGCTCAGGGGAAGGGAATAATAACTGCTCGAGTGAAGCCACAGGTGTAAGCGAACAAAATGGCGGAAAAAAGACTGAAACCCAAACCATAGACGGCAAACAAGTAAAAACCACGATCAGTTCAAAAGTCGTTGATAGCACAGCACTAGGTAATACACAACATGTTTCCTACACCGAAATCACTAACGCATTGAGCAATGTGCCTGATAGCGCTCAATTCTTGTTGGCGCAAGCGAGCACGCTTATTAACACCATCAACACGGCATGCCCGTTTTTCCATGCTAATAATAGTAGTGAGGCTAACGCCCCAAAATTCTCTACTACTAGTGGGAAAATATGCGGCGCTTTTTCAGAAGAAATCAGCGCGATCCAAAAGATGATCACAGACGCGCAAGAGCTGGTTAATCAAACGAACACGATTAACAACAATGAACAAACAACTCCAGTGGGAGGCAGTAATGGCAAGCCTTTCAACCCTTTCACAGACGCTAGCTTCGCTCAAGGCATGCTCGCTAACGCTAGCGCGCAAGCCAAAATGCTCGATCTAGCCCATCAAGTGGGGCAAACCCTTAACCCTGATAGGCTTACCGGGGATTTTCGAAATTTTGTTAAAAGCTTTTTAGCCACATGCCACAACCCTTCAACAGCTGGCACTGGTGGCACACAAGGTTCAGCCCCTGGCACGGTTACCACT includes:
- a CDS encoding SabA family sialic acid-binding adhesin, which translates into the protein MKKHILSLTLGSLLVSTLSAEDDGFYTSVGYQIGEAAQVVKNTKGVQQLSDNYENLSKLLTRYSTLNSLIKLSADPSAINAARENLGASAKNLIGDTKNSPAYQAVLLAINAAVGFWNVVGYVTQCGGNANGQKSTSSTTIFNNEPGYRSTSITCSLNGYTPGYYGPMSIENFKKLNEAYQILQTALKKGLPALKENNGTVSVTYTYTCSGEGNNNCSSEATGVSEQNGGKKTETQTIDGKQVKTTISSKVVDSTALGNTQHVSYTEITNALSNVPDSAQFLLAQASTLINTINTACPFFHANNSSEANAPKFSTTSGKICGAFSEEISAIQKMITDAQELVNQTNTINNNEQTTPVGGSNGKPFNPFTDASFAQGMLANASAQAKMLDLAHQVGQTLNPDRLTGDFRNFVKSFLATCHNPSTAGTGGTQGSAPGTVTTQTFASGCAYVEQTITNLNNSIAHFGTQEQQIQQAENIADTLVHFKSRYSELGNTYNSITTALSKVP